Genomic DNA from Bacteroides zhangwenhongii:
GATACTTCCGTCTGATAAGGAGTATAAGAGGTGTACCACACCGGATTTTCGAATACATTCCGTTGAATGACGGCGGGAGTAATCGTATTATACCAACCCAATCCAATATAGGTCGTATAAAGTTTGTTTTTACCAGCCAATGTGGCTATGTGTTTTCCAAATTCGTATTCCGTCAACGGACTAGTCAATGCAAGCGGCTCTTTCAGTCGGATATTGGCAGGAATTGTTTTGTCAATAAGTTCGTCTAATGATTCTACGCCAATCTTGCGAAGCATTACGGCTGTGTCTTGTTCATTGATGCCGATGTGACGGCTAGCTAACAAATCGGTTTTCATAATTTGTGGGGGATTATATTTTATCTAAAAAAAGGGTTTTCTGCTTTTTCCATTCCGATGGTCGTAGGAGCACCGTGTCCCGGATATACGACGGTTTCGTTAGGAAGTACGAACAGACGGCTGCAAATGTGCTCTATCAGTTCGTCGAAGTTGCCTCCTGTAAGGTCTGCACGTCCGATACTGCCTTGAAACAGGACATCACCGGAAAACATACAGTTCTCTTCTTTGCAATAGTACACCAGACTGCCGGGAGAATGGCCGGGCACATGGATTGCTTCCAGTTGGGTATGTCCGAAGGTGATAATATCTCCATCATGCAAGTATTTGCCCAATGGCACAGGGGCTTCCTGCAGCTGAAAACCGAACATCCTACTTTGCTTCGGTGCTTCGTCGATCCAATATTCATCCGCTTTGTTTGCTCCTGCCGACAGACCGAACTCTTTGAGCATGAACGGGTTTCCGAAAATGTGATCCAAGTGTAGATGAGTATTCAGCAGATGTTTCACGTTCAGTTCATTTGATAGAATGAATTTTTTTAGCACCTGCTTTTCTTCTTCGTAGAAGCAGCCCGGATCGATTACAACCGCTTCCTTTGTTTCATCCCATAAAACATAACAGTTTACGGGAAACATATTAAACTCAAATCTCTTTATTTTCATGGTTCTCTATGATTTATCTTATATATCAAGCATATAGTTTCTAAATCGGAACATATACCACTTTTTTGGTTTCAAAGAACTCTTCCTTAAAATTGTCACTTAGGTTGTGAATGACCGTCTTATGTTTGAAAGGCATTGTTTCGTGTTCCAGCTCACCGCCTTTAAGGCAGATCAATCCGTTTGGCAACGCATTCTGCTGTTTGGAAGAAATGTTTTTCTTGATAATCTTTATCAGATCCGCCAGAGGCATGACTGCACGGCTGACAACGAAATCGAACATTCTCTTCTCTTCTTCGGCACGGGCATGGCGGAAAGTGACATTTTTCAATCCGATGGCATTTGCCACTTCAGTGGCTACGCGCACTTTCTTACCGATACTGTCGACCAGATGAAATTGGGTTTCCGGAAATAATATTGCTAAAGGAATGCCCGGAAAACCTCCGCCCGTACCTAAATCCATAACACTGGTGCCGGGACGGAATTGAATTACATTTGCAATGCCTAACGAATGGAGCACATGATGTTCATATAAATTCTCGATATCCTTACGTGAGATAACGTTGATTTTTGAATTCCAATCGATGTAGAGGTCATATAGAGCTGCAAATTGTTTACGCTGCTCTTCTGTCAGATCAGGAAAATATTTCAGTATGATTTCCACTGCTGTTTCGTTTTTTATGAAGTTTAATCTTTTAGTTCTCCCAGAATCGGGTTACTGCCTAATAAATGCTCCATCATCGGGAACGGCACGGTCACTTTTACAGGACCCATAGCGTATGGAGTGATATCATAGACATTATAATAGAAAGTTATCCCTTCTTTGCTTAAATAGAAATTTTCGGTTGGAGTGATGTCTCCGGTAGAAGCATAGCCCATATCTTCCAATGCTTCGTGAGTCGTCACTTTATTATCAGCCATGAGCTGGTTCCATATTAAGTCGGTCAGCGCATCTTTATATTCTCCTACGAAGATGTCATCGAGACGGAGCGGGCGCATCAGTGTGAGGTCCATATTCAGATAGGTAGTCATGTAAATGCCGTGTGCGCCTCCGGTATATTCGTTATAGTCGATGCGATATACAAGCAAGTCCTTTTCATATAGTTGTACATGGCTTTCTATACCTTTATAATATGAATACCAGGCACCGATGGAGGATTCGTCCTCTTTGTCTTTTTCGTCTTCGGCATACATCGGTTCCAGATCACGGCGATACTCGTTGACATAATTCTCCGTATATTGCTTTATAACCTCCTCCGGCTTTTCGCCGATATACTTGTCGCCGAAACAAGCGGATATGAAATAGGCATTCAGACTGTCTTTCAGCATATCATCCGATGACTTGTCGGAATAGGTGAAATTGATGATGATGTTACATGCCGGTTTGGCTGTATCATTAAAGAGGTGTGCCGTCTCATTTACCCGGATACTATCGAACTGTAACGCACCTGTGTTTTTGTTCATCTTGTCATGACAAGAAAAGAAAAAGCCGCTTACCGAAAGTATAATAGCAAGCAAACTGACATATTGTTTTTTCATACTCGTTTTTTCTATAAATTCTACATTTGTTCTATCATTCACTATTGACAAATATAGATGAAATTCATGAATCGGACGAATAAAAACAGAAAAATATTCAGGTATTCGCCACGGCTTTTTCATTTAAGAAATATTGTTCATCGCTTGTTATTGCAGTAAAATTCCTTATATTCGTGCGCAGCGATGCGGAAGCACCGCCTTAGGTGTTTCTTCTTATCGTTCATTTTTATTTTTTTTAGGCGGAATTCAATAAGATATGGTGTTAATATTGTCTTCCGCCTTTGTTTTTGCGATAGCAAAAATACGATTTATTTTATTGATATACAAGTTTTTACGTACAATACCACTAAAGAAAAAACACCTTGACTGTCTTCGTGGCAGCATCATGACTCATTTGAGAAAATTTGTATCCTCAGTCCCTGAATACCGCAGAACAAGCAGGGGAAACTTCAAACACAAACTTGAAGACATACTCATGCTTGTCATATTGGGGAGGCTCAGCAAGTGTATTACCAGAGCTGAAATACTTCAATTTGGCAAACGCCACTTGAAACGCCTGCAGGCGAAAGGGCTATTTCCATATGGTTTGCCGTCAGAAGCTACGCTTTGCCGTGTGTTTCAAAGCATAGACGATGAAAAGATGGCTGACCGAATGTCTGCTTTTGCAGACGTTTTCCGCAAGGAAATATCCTCTTCGGCAACTGATATCATTTGTATTGATGGCAAGGCCATGCGAGGTACCTTGTACGAGAACGGACGTAACCCTGATATCGTATCTGCATACTCACTTGGTTCGGGCTTTACTCTGGCTACTGATGTTTGCAAGGAGAAAAGTAATGAAATCAAATCCGTGCCCCGGTTATTGGACAAACTAGACGTGTCAGGATGTGTGGTCACAGCAGATGCCATGTCATTCCAAAAGGTAATAATAGACAAGATTAGAGATAAGGGAGCAGACTTCGTGATCGAACTCAAGGCGAATCAAAGATCTTTGCGTTATGGCCTTGAAGACTCTATAAAGACCGCCACCCCCACTGATGTCTACAAGGAAGGTCCATACTTGGAACACGGCAGGATTGAGTCAAGGATATGCCGTATATACCGTGGGGAAGAACTTATTGTCGACAAGGAAAAATGGAATGGCAATTTGACTGTTATAGAAATACTCACATCTACCGAGAAAAAGTCTGATGGCAAGACTACATCTGAACAGCGACTCTACATTTCAAGCCTGGATAGCAGTGCAGAGCGGCTTAGTCAGATAACCAAACAGCATTGGGCTATTGAAAGCATGCACTGGGATCTTGACCGAAACCTCCGGCAGGATAGTATAAAGCGTAAGGCTGAACGGGCGGCTAGAAACCTCGACACAATTCAAAGGATGGTCTTGGCACTGATTGCTGTTTGGAAGAACAGAAGGAAAAAAATATCAGATAAGCGAAAAGGTACAGCTGAGATAACAAGGGAATTATCGGTAAGCTTCACTAAGGTGTTACATTTTCTGGCTCAAAAATGAGAAAAATTTAGATTTGATATATTTGTAAATTATTGATTATCAACAACTGGATTAGCTCCCATGCCGCACTGGCATGGGTAGGGAGATTATATCCCTAAATCAAAGCTTAAATGAAAAAGCCGTGGGTATTCGCTCTTTCGGTAAGCTGCTTTTCTTGTAGAGTGCGGAAATGAGGCTTAGTGGTTGCAGACTTTACTTATGTCTACTGTAAACCCATTTTCTACCGGCATGAATTTTCCTTTCTTCTTCAGAAATTCGATGAGGGTATCCACATCCATATCTTCTGCCGAACAGGCATAGAAATGTTGTTGTTCACCGAACTGTTGAATGATTGCTTCCCGTAATGATGCTTCCGAGTAGCTATTGCCTTCCATCATGTGGAGGACTTCATGAGCATGTAATTGTTCCATAATCTTTTTTTTCTGCAAAGATAAGGCAGAGATTGCCCGGAGTTTGTAACATATGTGACAATGTTATATTAATATTCATTGAAAATTGAAAATAACCATTTCGCCATGTGTCCCTATTCTGAAAGGTGGTCCCCATAGAGACAGTCCGGAAGATACATATATATGCGTGTTTCCCCATTGGCGATAACCGTGGCTTTGCTCGAATATATAATCAGTCACCCAATTGATAGGCCATATTTGTCCGTGGTGTGTATGCCCGCTGAATTGCAAGTCGATGCCGGCAGCTTCCGTTTCTTTCAGGTTAAAAGGTTGATGATCCAATAATATGGTAGGTTTGCTCTGATCGACACCTGCCATTAACTCTTGCAGGGAACGACGCTTGCGGTTATGACGGTCGTCACGTCCTATCAGTTGTATGCCGTTAGGAAGTGTAACTACCGAATCGCGCATTAACTGTATAGGAGTGTGTCTTATATATCGGATACTTTCATCAATACCACTGATGTATTCGTGATTGCCGGGCACCATGTAGATGCCCATAGGAGCTTTCAAATCAGCCAGTTCTTCCGCCATATTCTCTGTATAAAGAGGTACGACACTGCTGTCAATCAAGTCACCACTAATCAGTATAAGGTCAGGACGTTGCGCATTGATCATTTCCACATATCCTTTTAATGCTGCTTTCCCTGTACCGTTTCCCAAATGAACATCACTGATAGCGACGATTTTAATTGCTTGGGTAGTATCTTTATATTGTTTTCCGGTTAAAATGCTGACTACATTGGTTTCCGGATGGTGATAGTTGTAGACTCCATATCCCAACAATGCTAATGTGAATAGCAGGGATAAATGAAATCTATATTTACAAACGACTTTAAATAATCTCAAGATGTCAAACACAAGCAGGAGTAAAGCCATGTATAAAGTAAATATCAACCAACTTGTTCCGATGATGTACATTGAATGGGAGATAAATGCGGGCATTGCAAGATTACGAGCCGACATTGTAACGAAAAAGGATAAGGCGCATCCCCAGAATAAAACGGTTAAGAGTATTTTCGCCCCAAGAGATTTAACTTTCAGAGCTTGTCTTGCTCTGATAAATATATAGGCATTGCCTGCCAGATAAAGTGTGACAATAAGGAGTAGATATGTAAGCATAATGTTTACTTGAAAATCAACGAATTTATTCGGGGCAAAGATAGGTCTTATTGTTGAGTAAAAAGAGTTAATTGTGCTGATATGACTCTAAAATACCCAAATAATGACCGAGAGAATCTATTTGTAATGGGGATTGAATCTTAATAACGAAAACATATAGGAAAAGTCTGTTTTTATTTCTATCTTTGCCCCCTGAAATGAAAAGACTAGCCTACATATCCGTACTGTTTCTTTCTCTTCTGATTATCTATTCAGGAGGGGGAGTTTCTATTGTACATTATTGTTGTGCCCGTTGTGAAACGGTGCAGAGCTGTTGTGATACAGGCTGTCCGAAGTGTAAAAAGACTCATACTTGTGATTCAAAAAAAGGTTGTAACGATAAGGGTTGTACAGCTACTATCTATAAGCTTGATTTGATGAAACATACTACTGAACTGACAACATCAGCTTTAGTAGTCGATCTTTTGTGTGAGCATTTTTGCTATCTGTTGACTCCGACTTATGCGGATAAACCGGTAGAATATGATAGTCTGACCTCTCCGCCACCTCTCTGTTCGAGGCAGAAGCTGGCGCTATATTCCACTTATATTATTTAGCCACTATTTCTTTCTTATTTATTCCTTTGCTTTCTATCGAATATGGAAGTAAAGCGAAACTGAATGCAACTAAGTTGCATGAGAAATAAATTAATTTTGTATCTCGAAAGTAACTTTAGAAAGAATGAAATATATGATAATAGGACTGTTCCTGTTATTTGCCGGTAATCTATATGCGCAAGTACGGGGAACAGTGAAAGATAGTACTGGGGAGGCTATTCCGGGTGCAAATGTGTTCTGGATGAATACAGGGCAAGGAGTGACAACTAAGGAAGATGGTAGTTTTTCTATTGTAAAACCTTCCAAAAGCCACATGTTAATAATCAGTTTTATTGGTTTCCAGAATGATACCATTCATGTGAGCAGTAAAAATCAGCAGTTGGATATTGTGCTTCGTGATGGAGTGGAATTGAATGAGGTGAATATTGTCACTCGCAAACTGGGAACGATGAAATTACGCAGTAGCGTGATGAATGAAGATATGATAAGCAGTGCTGAATTGAGTAGAGCTGCTTGTTGTAATCTGGGTGAAAGTTTTGTGACCAATCCTTCGGTAGATGTGAGCTATTCTGATGCAGCAACAGGGGCCAAGCAGATTAAATTATTAGGACTGTCCGGCACTTATGTGCAGATGTTGACGGAAAACATTCCGAATTATCGTGGGGCAGCTTCTCCTTATGGACTAGGTTATGTTCCCGGTCCGTGGATGCAGAGTATACAAGTTTCCAAAGGAACGTCTTCAGTAAAGAATGGTTATGAAGCCATCACCGGACAGATTAACGTGGAATTTAAGAAACCGCAGTTGCCGGAAGCCGACTGGGTATCTGCCAATCTTTTTGCAAGCACTACCAATCGGTATGAAGCCAATGCAGATGCTACATTAAAGATTTCCAAACGATGGAGTACTTCTTTGCTGGCACATTATGAGAATGAGACTAAGGCGCATGATGGCAATGATGACGGATTTGTGGATATTCCTCAAGTAGAACAGTATAATGTGTGGAACCGATGGGCATATATGGGCGACCATTATGTTTTTCAGGCAGGTATCAAAGCTCTTTCCGAAACACGTACCAGCGGACAGGCCAATCATGGAGGGACAATGCACTCCGGTGATTTATATAAAGTGGGGATTGATACAGAACGTTATGAATTCTTCACCAAGAATGCTTACATATTTAATAAGGAGAAGAATACGAATCTGGCTTTGATTCTTTCCACCACTTTGCACAATCAGGATGCTACGTATGGACGCAAACTGTATAATGTGGATCAAACCAACGTTTATGCTTCGCTGATGTTTGAAACGGAATTTAATCCGCAGAACAGCTTTTCCGCAGGATTAAGCTTCAATTATGATGCTTACGACCAGCATTATCGTTTGGAGAATAATACGGATAATCCTCTCAAAGCTTTTGAAAAGGAAGCCGTTCCCGGTGCATACGTGCAATATACGTTGAACCTGAATGATAAATGGATGGTGATGGCGGGTTTGCGTGGAGACTACAGTAACGAACATGGTTTCTTTGTGACTCCGCGTGCACATCTTAAATACAATCCGAATGATTATGTGAACTTCCGTCTTTCTGCCGGAAAAGGGTATCGTACCAATCATGTGCTGGCAGAAAACAATTATC
This window encodes:
- a CDS encoding TonB-dependent receptor; the encoded protein is MKYMIIGLFLLFAGNLYAQVRGTVKDSTGEAIPGANVFWMNTGQGVTTKEDGSFSIVKPSKSHMLIISFIGFQNDTIHVSSKNQQLDIVLRDGVELNEVNIVTRKLGTMKLRSSVMNEDMISSAELSRAACCNLGESFVTNPSVDVSYSDAATGAKQIKLLGLSGTYVQMLTENIPNYRGAASPYGLGYVPGPWMQSIQVSKGTSSVKNGYEAITGQINVEFKKPQLPEADWVSANLFASTTNRYEANADATLKISKRWSTSLLAHYENETKAHDGNDDGFVDIPQVEQYNVWNRWAYMGDHYVFQAGIKALSETRTSGQANHGGTMHSGDLYKVGIDTERYEFFTKNAYIFNKEKNTNLALILSTTLHNQDATYGRKLYNVDQTNVYASLMFETEFNPQNSFSAGLSFNYDAYDQHYRLENNTDNPLKAFEKEAVPGAYVQYTLNLNDKWMVMAGLRGDYSNEHGFFVTPRAHLKYNPNDYVNFRLSAGKGYRTNHVLAENNYLLSSSRKVEIAKNLDMEEAWNYGASVSTYIPIFGKTLNVNAEYYYTDFLKQVIVDMDSNPHEVAFYNLNGRSYSHVFQVEASYPFFKGFTLTGAYRLTDAKTTYKGVRMEKPLTSKYKGLLTASYQTPLGIWQFDATLQLNGGGRMPAPYELGDGQLSWERRYGSFEQLSLQVTRYFRRWSIYVGGENLTNFKQKNPIVDAANPWGSNFDSTMIWGPVHGAKGYIGIRFNLARNSE
- a CDS encoding DUF3298 and DUF4163 domain-containing protein; protein product: MKKQYVSLLAIILSVSGFFFSCHDKMNKNTGALQFDSIRVNETAHLFNDTAKPACNIIINFTYSDKSSDDMLKDSLNAYFISACFGDKYIGEKPEEVIKQYTENYVNEYRRDLEPMYAEDEKDKEDESSIGAWYSYYKGIESHVQLYEKDLLVYRIDYNEYTGGAHGIYMTTYLNMDLTLMRPLRLDDIFVGEYKDALTDLIWNQLMADNKVTTHEALEDMGYASTGDITPTENFYLSKEGITFYYNVYDITPYAMGPVKVTVPFPMMEHLLGSNPILGELKD
- a CDS encoding MBL fold metallo-hydrolase is translated as MKIKRFEFNMFPVNCYVLWDETKEAVVIDPGCFYEEEKQVLKKFILSNELNVKHLLNTHLHLDHIFGNPFMLKEFGLSAGANKADEYWIDEAPKQSRMFGFQLQEAPVPLGKYLHDGDIITFGHTQLEAIHVPGHSPGSLVYYCKEENCMFSGDVLFQGSIGRADLTGGNFDELIEHICSRLFVLPNETVVYPGHGAPTTIGMEKAENPFFR
- a CDS encoding YecH family metal-binding protein produces the protein MEQLHAHEVLHMMEGNSYSEASLREAIIQQFGEQQHFYACSAEDMDVDTLIEFLKKKGKFMPVENGFTVDISKVCNH
- the rsmG gene encoding 16S rRNA (guanine(527)-N(7))-methyltransferase RsmG, with translation MEIILKYFPDLTEEQRKQFAALYDLYIDWNSKINVISRKDIENLYEHHVLHSLGIANVIQFRPGTSVMDLGTGGGFPGIPLAILFPETQFHLVDSIGKKVRVATEVANAIGLKNVTFRHARAEEEKRMFDFVVSRAVMPLADLIKIIKKNISSKQQNALPNGLICLKGGELEHETMPFKHKTVIHNLSDNFKEEFFETKKVVYVPI
- a CDS encoding metallophosphoesterase codes for the protein MLTYLLLIVTLYLAGNAYIFIRARQALKVKSLGAKILLTVLFWGCALSFFVTMSARNLAMPAFISHSMYIIGTSWLIFTLYMALLLLVFDILRLFKVVCKYRFHLSLLFTLALLGYGVYNYHHPETNVVSILTGKQYKDTTQAIKIVAISDVHLGNGTGKAALKGYVEMINAQRPDLILISGDLIDSSVVPLYTENMAEELADLKAPMGIYMVPGNHEYISGIDESIRYIRHTPIQLMRDSVVTLPNGIQLIGRDDRHNRKRRSLQELMAGVDQSKPTILLDHQPFNLKETEAAGIDLQFSGHTHHGQIWPINWVTDYIFEQSHGYRQWGNTHIYVSSGLSLWGPPFRIGTHGEMVIFNFQ
- a CDS encoding ISAs1 family transposase, which gives rise to MTHLRKFVSSVPEYRRTSRGNFKHKLEDILMLVILGRLSKCITRAEILQFGKRHLKRLQAKGLFPYGLPSEATLCRVFQSIDDEKMADRMSAFADVFRKEISSSATDIICIDGKAMRGTLYENGRNPDIVSAYSLGSGFTLATDVCKEKSNEIKSVPRLLDKLDVSGCVVTADAMSFQKVIIDKIRDKGADFVIELKANQRSLRYGLEDSIKTATPTDVYKEGPYLEHGRIESRICRIYRGEELIVDKEKWNGNLTVIEILTSTEKKSDGKTTSEQRLYISSLDSSAERLSQITKQHWAIESMHWDLDRNLRQDSIKRKAERAARNLDTIQRMVLALIAVWKNRRKKISDKRKGTAEITRELSVSFTKVLHFLAQK